In Mycobacterium sp. Aquia_216, a genomic segment contains:
- a CDS encoding aldo/keto reductase: MTLTGDAGLAVPSITLNDENTMPVLGLGVADLSEDETERAVSAALEIGCRLIDTAAAYGNEAAVGRAIAASGIPRAELFVTTKLATADQGLKGAQDACDASLERLGLDYLDLYLIHWPAAAQGKYVDSFGGLLQVRSAGHARSIGVANFTEEYLEMVIDLVFTTPAVNQIELHPLLNQADMRKTNTQHNVVTQSYTPLALGRLNDNPTVNSIAGEYGKTPSQVLLRWNLQLGNAVVFRSANAEHIASDFDVFDFELAAQHMDAINALNDGTRLRPDPDTYAGT; the protein is encoded by the coding sequence ATGACGTTGACTGGCGACGCGGGCCTCGCCGTACCCTCGATCACTCTCAATGACGAAAACACGATGCCGGTGCTTGGCCTCGGCGTCGCGGATTTGTCGGAGGACGAGACCGAACGCGCCGTATCGGCGGCGCTGGAGATCGGCTGCCGGCTGATCGACACCGCCGCGGCCTACGGCAATGAGGCCGCCGTCGGTCGCGCCATTGCCGCCTCGGGTATCCCCCGCGCGGAACTGTTCGTCACCACCAAACTGGCCACCGCCGACCAGGGTCTCAAGGGCGCGCAGGATGCCTGCGACGCCAGCCTGGAGCGACTCGGGCTGGATTACCTCGACCTGTACCTGATTCATTGGCCGGCCGCCGCGCAGGGCAAGTATGTGGACTCCTTCGGCGGGCTGCTGCAGGTCCGCTCCGCCGGACATGCCCGCTCCATCGGTGTCGCCAACTTCACCGAGGAATACCTGGAGATGGTCATCGATCTGGTCTTCACGACTCCGGCGGTCAATCAGATCGAGCTGCACCCGCTGCTCAATCAGGCCGACATGCGCAAAACGAACACACAGCACAACGTCGTGACGCAGTCTTACACTCCGCTGGCGCTAGGCAGATTGAATGACAACCCGACCGTGAACTCGATCGCCGGTGAATACGGCAAGACACCCTCGCAGGTGCTTTTGCGATGGAACCTGCAATTGGGTAACGCGGTCGTCTTCCGGTCGGCCAACGCCGAGCACATCGCCAGCGACTTCGACGTGTTCGATTTCGAACTGGCCGCCCAACACATGGATGCGATCAACGCGCTCAACGACGGGACCCGGCTGCGCCCGGACCCCGACACCTACGCCGGCACCTAG
- the rpmB gene encoding 50S ribosomal protein L28 gives MAAVCEICGKGPGFGKSVSHSHRRTSRRWDPNVQTVHVVTRPGGNKKRLSVCASCIKAGKVLRG, from the coding sequence ATGGCCGCTGTGTGCGAAATCTGCGGGAAAGGCCCCGGCTTCGGCAAGTCGGTGTCGCACTCCCACCGGCGCACCAGTCGGCGCTGGGACCCGAACGTCCAGACGGTGCACGTCGTGACGCGCCCCGGCGGCAACAAGAAGCGACTCAGCGTCTGCGCGTCCTGCATCAAGGCCGGCAAGGTCCTCCGGGGCTAG
- the recG gene encoding ATP-dependent DNA helicase RecG — MVSLSERLDYVLGAKAAGPLDEVFGIRTVDDLLRHYPRSYTEGAARWDADDDRPEEGQHITLVDTITDTHSFPMKKNPRRKCLRITVGSGRSKVTATFFNADYLSKDLTEGTKVMLSGEVGYFRSVMQLTHPDFLILDSPGGRNRGSKSLKTIADTSQAVSGELLMSAFERRFFPIYPASTKVQSWDIFACVRQVLEVLDPVDDPLPAELLAAHDLMPEDEALRAIHLAEDEAQRRRARERLTFDEAVGLQWALVSRRHGELSQSGPPAPRQPDGLAAELLERLPFELTAGQRETLEVLSEGLAANRPMNRLLQGEVGSGKTIIAVLAMLQMVDAGYQCALLAPTEVLAAQHLRSIRDVLGPLAMGGQLGGADNATRAALLTGSMSAAQKKQVRAEIASGQVGIVIGTHALLQDSVEFAKLGMVVVDEQHRFGVEQRDQLRAKAPEGITPHLLVMTATPIPRTVALTVYGDLETSTLRELPRGRQPITSNVIFVKDKPAWLERAWQRIREEVAAGRQAYVVAPRIDETEEPAKGEEGARPSETAEGLFARLRAGELSNLRLGLMHGRLPADEKDAAMAAFRSGETDVLVCTTVIEVGVDVPNATVMLVMDADRFGISQLHQLRGRIGRGQHPSLCLLASWSSPGSPAGRRLSAVAGTLDGFALSELDLKERREGDVLGRNQSGKAITLRLLSLADHLVFIEAAREFCTRAYQDAGRYPGLPLLAAQFTDTDRIEYLDKS, encoded by the coding sequence GTGGTGTCGCTGTCCGAGCGGCTCGACTATGTGCTGGGCGCCAAGGCTGCGGGGCCCCTCGACGAGGTGTTCGGCATCCGCACGGTCGACGACCTGCTGCGGCACTACCCCCGCAGCTACACCGAGGGCGCGGCGAGGTGGGACGCCGACGATGATCGGCCCGAAGAGGGGCAGCACATCACCTTGGTCGACACCATCACCGATACGCACTCGTTTCCGATGAAGAAGAACCCGAGGCGCAAATGCCTGCGCATCACCGTAGGCTCCGGTCGCAGCAAGGTGACCGCGACGTTCTTCAACGCGGACTACCTCAGCAAGGACCTCACCGAGGGCACCAAGGTGATGCTCTCCGGGGAGGTCGGCTACTTCCGGAGCGTCATGCAGCTGACTCACCCGGACTTTCTCATCCTCGACTCGCCGGGCGGACGCAACCGCGGCAGCAAGTCGCTCAAGACCATCGCCGACACCTCGCAGGCCGTCAGCGGCGAGCTGTTGATGTCGGCGTTCGAACGCCGCTTCTTCCCGATTTACCCGGCCAGCACCAAAGTGCAGAGCTGGGACATCTTCGCCTGCGTGCGCCAGGTGCTCGAGGTCCTCGATCCGGTCGACGATCCGCTGCCCGCCGAGCTACTCGCCGCCCACGATCTGATGCCCGAAGATGAGGCGCTGCGTGCGATTCATCTCGCCGAGGACGAGGCGCAGCGCCGTCGCGCGCGTGAGCGATTGACGTTCGACGAAGCCGTCGGCCTGCAGTGGGCGCTGGTGTCGCGCCGGCACGGTGAGCTGTCGCAGTCGGGGCCGCCGGCGCCGCGGCAGCCTGACGGTCTGGCCGCGGAACTGTTGGAACGCTTGCCCTTCGAACTGACGGCGGGACAACGCGAAACGCTGGAGGTGCTGTCCGAAGGACTGGCGGCGAACCGCCCGATGAACCGGCTGCTGCAAGGTGAGGTCGGCTCCGGCAAGACGATCATCGCGGTGCTGGCGATGCTGCAGATGGTCGATGCGGGCTACCAGTGTGCACTGCTGGCACCGACGGAAGTCCTTGCCGCACAACACTTGCGGTCGATACGCGACGTGCTCGGCCCGTTGGCGATGGGCGGCCAGCTGGGCGGAGCCGACAACGCCACCCGGGCGGCGCTGCTCACCGGATCGATGTCCGCGGCGCAGAAAAAGCAAGTACGCGCCGAGATCGCCAGCGGTCAGGTCGGCATCGTCATCGGCACGCACGCGCTGCTTCAAGACTCGGTGGAATTCGCCAAGCTGGGCATGGTCGTCGTCGACGAGCAGCACCGCTTCGGTGTCGAGCAGCGAGATCAGTTGCGCGCCAAGGCTCCCGAGGGCATCACGCCGCACCTGCTGGTGATGACGGCGACGCCGATCCCGCGCACCGTCGCGCTGACCGTCTACGGCGATCTGGAAACCTCCACGCTGCGTGAGCTGCCGCGCGGCCGTCAACCGATCACCAGCAACGTCATCTTCGTCAAGGACAAGCCCGCCTGGCTGGAGCGCGCCTGGCAGCGCATCCGCGAGGAGGTCGCGGCCGGTCGCCAAGCCTACGTGGTGGCTCCCCGCATCGATGAGACCGAGGAGCCGGCAAAGGGGGAGGAAGGCGCGCGCCCGTCGGAGACCGCCGAGGGGCTTTTCGCCCGGTTGCGTGCCGGCGAGCTGTCGAACCTGCGGCTGGGACTGATGCACGGTCGGTTGCCGGCCGACGAGAAGGACGCCGCGATGGCCGCTTTTCGCAGCGGCGAGACCGATGTGCTGGTGTGCACCACCGTCATTGAGGTCGGGGTCGACGTTCCGAACGCCACGGTCATGCTGGTGATGGACGCCGACCGGTTCGGAATCAGCCAGTTGCATCAGCTGCGCGGCCGCATCGGCCGCGGCCAGCACCCGAGCCTGTGCCTGCTGGCCAGCTGGAGCTCGCCGGGATCGCCGGCCGGTCGGCGGTTGAGTGCCGTCGCCGGGACGCTGGACGGGTTTGCTCTTTCCGAGCTCGATCTCAAAGAGCGCCGCGAAGGAGATGTGCTGGGCCGCAACCAGTCCGGTAAGGCAATCACCCTGCGCCTGCTGTCGCTGGCCGACCATCTGGTGTTCATTGAGGCCGCCCGGGAATTCTGTACCCGTGCATATCAGGACGCCGGTCGGTACCCCGGATTGCCCTTGCTGGCAGCGCAATTCACCGACACCGACCGCATCGAATACCTGGACAAGTCGTGA
- a CDS encoding DAK2 domain-containing protein — MGNSDRLLDAPALRDWAHTAVSDLITHIDEINRLNVFPVADSDTGANMLFTMRSALAEANAGIAADGGPGCVARVASALSVGALNGARGNSGVILSQILRGIADVTATAAAKAGGELPHLDAVLLGAALQRGVELVITSMGGQEVAGTIVSVLRAAADAVDECASDGLATAITAAGDAAVVALEKTPEQLDVLADAGAVDAGGRGLLVLLDALRSTVIGQAPARTVYELSPRAEPTAGPSERPAPQFEVMYRLDGCNPPAANALRDRLTRLGDSVAIAAAPFTNQATYSVHVHTDDAGAAVEAGLAAGRLSRIVISALSAGTVGLPAGSWTKERAVLAVVDGDGAAELFAGEGAHVLRPAVEAGDPTTDISAHQLMRAVVDAGAAQVMVLPNGYVAAEELVAGCTAAIGWGIDVVPIPTGSMVQGLAALAVHETDRPAVDDGYTMARAAGGARYGSVRIATESALTWAGRCQPGDGLGIAGDEVLIVAADAAGAAIGLLDLLLASGGDLVTVLVGGAIDVASVPDILQQHVHDHHPGTELVTYHTGHRGDALLIGVE; from the coding sequence GTGGGCAATTCGGATCGTCTGCTCGACGCGCCCGCCCTGCGGGACTGGGCGCACACCGCCGTCAGCGACCTGATCACACACATCGACGAGATCAACCGCCTCAACGTGTTCCCGGTGGCCGACTCCGATACCGGGGCAAACATGCTGTTCACGATGCGGTCCGCGCTGGCCGAGGCCAACGCGGGCATCGCCGCCGACGGCGGCCCCGGATGCGTCGCCCGGGTCGCATCCGCCCTTTCGGTGGGTGCGCTCAACGGCGCCCGCGGCAACTCCGGCGTGATCCTGTCGCAGATCCTGCGCGGTATCGCCGACGTCACCGCGACCGCGGCCGCCAAGGCCGGGGGTGAACTGCCGCACCTGGACGCCGTGCTGCTCGGGGCGGCGTTGCAGCGCGGCGTCGAGCTGGTGATCACCTCGATGGGCGGCCAAGAAGTCGCGGGAACTATCGTCTCGGTGCTGCGGGCCGCCGCCGACGCCGTCGACGAGTGTGCGAGCGACGGGCTGGCCACAGCGATTACGGCGGCCGGCGACGCTGCGGTCGTCGCGTTGGAAAAAACCCCGGAGCAGCTGGACGTGCTTGCCGACGCCGGCGCCGTGGACGCCGGGGGGCGGGGCCTGCTGGTGCTGCTGGACGCGCTGCGTTCGACGGTCATCGGGCAGGCGCCGGCCCGCACGGTCTATGAGCTCTCGCCGCGCGCGGAGCCGACGGCGGGCCCCAGCGAACGGCCGGCGCCACAGTTCGAGGTGATGTACCGGCTGGACGGCTGCAATCCGCCGGCCGCGAATGCCCTGCGGGACCGGCTCACGAGGTTGGGCGATTCAGTAGCCATCGCCGCCGCGCCCTTTACCAATCAGGCCACCTACTCGGTGCATGTTCACACCGACGATGCCGGCGCCGCGGTCGAAGCGGGGCTGGCGGCCGGACGGCTCAGCCGGATCGTGATCTCGGCGCTGAGCGCCGGGACCGTCGGGCTGCCCGCGGGCAGCTGGACCAAGGAACGGGCGGTGCTGGCCGTCGTCGACGGCGATGGGGCCGCCGAACTGTTCGCCGGCGAAGGTGCCCACGTGCTGCGGCCGGCTGTCGAGGCGGGCGACCCGACCACGGATATCAGCGCTCACCAGCTGATGCGGGCCGTGGTGGACGCCGGTGCCGCGCAGGTGATGGTGCTGCCCAACGGCTATGTGGCGGCAGAGGAGCTGGTCGCCGGCTGCACCGCGGCCATCGGCTGGGGTATCGACGTGGTGCCGATACCGACCGGGTCGATGGTGCAGGGGCTGGCCGCGCTGGCCGTGCACGAGACGGACCGGCCGGCGGTCGACGACGGCTACACCATGGCCCGCGCCGCCGGTGGTGCCCGATACGGTTCGGTGCGCATCGCCACCGAAAGCGCGCTGACCTGGGCGGGGCGCTGTCAGCCGGGCGACGGGTTGGGCATCGCAGGCGACGAGGTGCTGATCGTGGCCGCCGATGCGGCCGGGGCGGCGATCGGCCTGCTCGATCTGCTGTTGGCCTCCGGCGGCGACCTGGTGACGGTGCTGGTCGGCGGTGCAATCGACGTCGCCTCGGTGCCGGACATCCTGCAACAGCACGTCCACGACCATCATCCGGGCACCGAGTTGGTGACTTACCACACCGGCCACCGCGGCGACGCGCTGCTGATCGGGGTCGAGTAG
- a CDS encoding vitamin K epoxide reductase family protein — protein sequence MTAAVSVEPVERSGDPTPASTREFRAPTLSAWWVLIAGAVGLASSATLTVEKIDILLNPSYVPSCNLNPIISCGSVMITPQASVLGFPNPLLGIVAFTVVLVAGVLAVAKVSIPQWFWAALAAGLLVGAVFVHWLIYQSLYRIGALCPYCMVVWAMTITLLVVVASIVFRPVLDSRDSTAARLLYQWRWSLAALWFTAVFLLIMVRFWDYWSTLL from the coding sequence GTGACGGCTGCGGTGTCGGTCGAACCCGTCGAGCGATCCGGTGACCCGACACCGGCTTCGACGCGGGAATTTCGGGCACCGACCCTCAGCGCGTGGTGGGTGCTGATCGCCGGTGCGGTCGGTTTGGCCTCGTCGGCGACCCTGACGGTGGAGAAAATCGACATTCTGCTCAACCCGTCCTACGTGCCGTCGTGCAACCTCAATCCGATCATCTCGTGCGGGTCGGTGATGATCACGCCGCAAGCGTCGGTGCTGGGCTTCCCGAATCCATTGCTCGGCATCGTGGCGTTCACCGTGGTGTTGGTCGCCGGCGTCCTTGCGGTCGCGAAAGTATCTATACCCCAATGGTTTTGGGCCGCTCTGGCGGCTGGGCTCCTGGTTGGTGCGGTGTTCGTGCACTGGCTGATCTATCAGAGCCTGTACCGGATCGGGGCGTTGTGCCCCTACTGCATGGTGGTCTGGGCGATGACGATCACGCTGCTGGTGGTGGTCGCGTCCATCGTGTTTCGCCCGGTGCTCGACAGCCGCGATAGCACCGCGGCACGGTTGCTTTATCAATGGCGGTGGTCGCTCGCCGCGCTATGGTTCACCGCGGTGTTTCTGCTGATCATGGTGCGGTTCTGGGACTATTGGTCGACACTTCTGTAA
- a CDS encoding class I SAM-dependent methyltransferase, with the protein MPGRAVGDDRVRYDRTGRGYSRTRRADPRVAAVIGEALLGMTTVANIGAGTGSYEPARTVVSVEPSRVMIAQRPPGCAPAIQAVAERLPIRSNAVDAALAVLTVHHWSDLATGIAEMRRIARRRLVVFTWDHNLFRRFWLVNEYLPAAARTDADLAVPITKLASLLGDPKIIAVPVPHDCVDGFGGAYWRRPHAYLDPAVQAGMSLFTLTSKVALQKGLSRLRADLDNGAWERRHDDLLDTEELDLGYRLLVAELA; encoded by the coding sequence ATGCCGGGTCGCGCGGTCGGCGACGACCGGGTGCGCTACGACCGGACCGGGCGCGGCTATTCACGCACTCGCCGCGCCGACCCGCGGGTCGCCGCGGTGATCGGCGAGGCGCTGCTCGGCATGACGACGGTGGCGAACATCGGCGCCGGGACGGGATCCTACGAACCGGCGCGCACCGTCGTCTCGGTCGAACCCAGCCGCGTGATGATCGCCCAGCGTCCGCCTGGTTGCGCTCCCGCGATCCAGGCCGTCGCCGAGCGGCTGCCGATTCGCTCCAACGCCGTGGACGCCGCGCTTGCCGTGCTAACCGTCCACCATTGGAGTGACCTCGCGACGGGTATCGCCGAGATGCGGCGGATCGCGCGTCGTCGCCTGGTCGTCTTCACCTGGGACCACAACCTGTTTCGGCGGTTCTGGTTGGTCAACGAGTACCTGCCCGCGGCCGCCCGGACCGACGCCGACCTGGCCGTCCCGATCACGAAACTTGCTTCCCTGCTCGGAGATCCGAAGATCATTGCGGTACCCGTCCCGCACGATTGCGTCGATGGGTTCGGCGGCGCCTATTGGCGCCGACCGCACGCCTACCTCGATCCGGCCGTTCAGGCAGGGATGTCGCTGTTCACCCTAACCTCGAAAGTAGCACTGCAGAAAGGACTTTCGCGACTACGCGCGGACCTCGACAACGGCGCGTGGGAACGTCGACACGACGATCTGCTGGACACAGAGGAGCTGGATCTCGGCTACCGGCTCCTGGTCGCCGAGCTGGCCTAG
- a CDS encoding DsbA family protein, translating into MADKSKRPPRFDLKAGDGKSGRLIQIGGTAFIVIFAVALVFYIVTSHHDKKGGVAGEGDTVRVTSSKLITAPGTSNPKAVVTFYEDFLCPACGNFERTFGPTVSKLIDAGAIAADYSMVAILDSSKNQNYPSRAGAAALCVADENMDAFRRFHSALYSSGVQPDERGTSFPDNAKLIELAREAGVVGKVPDCINSGKYLSKVSGEAAAANITATPTIKINGENYDPSTPDALVAKIKTIVGDIPGIDTAVAPAAS; encoded by the coding sequence GTGGCCGACAAATCGAAACGCCCCCCCCGATTCGACCTGAAGGCCGGAGACGGCAAGTCCGGCCGGCTCATTCAGATCGGCGGTACCGCGTTCATCGTTATCTTCGCGGTCGCGCTCGTTTTCTACATCGTGACGTCGCATCACGACAAGAAGGGCGGCGTCGCTGGTGAGGGCGACACCGTCCGCGTGACGTCGAGCAAGCTGATCACCGCGCCCGGGACCAGCAACCCCAAGGCCGTCGTCACGTTCTACGAGGATTTCCTGTGTCCGGCCTGCGGTAATTTCGAGCGCACCTTCGGACCGACGGTGTCCAAGCTGATCGACGCGGGCGCCATTGCGGCCGATTACTCGATGGTGGCCATTCTCGACAGCTCCAAGAACCAGAACTATCCCTCGCGGGCGGGGGCGGCGGCGTTGTGCGTCGCCGACGAGAACATGGATGCGTTTCGGCGTTTTCATAGCGCGCTGTACAGCTCCGGTGTCCAGCCCGACGAGCGCGGCACCAGTTTCCCGGACAATGCGAAATTGATCGAACTCGCCCGTGAAGCCGGCGTCGTCGGCAAGGTGCCGGACTGCATCAACAGCGGGAAGTACCTCTCCAAGGTCAGTGGGGAAGCGGCGGCCGCGAACATCACCGCCACCCCGACGATCAAGATCAACGGCGAAAACTACGACCCGTCGACCCCGGATGCGCTGGTCGCCAAGATCAAGACGATCGTCGGTGACATTCCGGGCATCGACACGGCTGTCGCTCCCGCGGCTTCGTGA
- a CDS encoding HNH endonuclease family protein, which yields MQSNRKVLLWLSVTAVLAVLVAYQTLGSTSARHAEIAARADVPTVARGTDVLAGIVVAPLRVHHYDYRRAAFGDAWDDDNDAPGGHNGCDTRDDILDRDLVDKTFVAIKRCPTAVATGTLRDPYTNTTIAFQRGAKVGESVQIDHIVPLAYAWDMGAFGWPDPERLRFANDPANLLAVQGQANQDKGDLPPALWMPPNKAFACQYAMQFIAVLRGYRLPVDQASAGALRQAAATCPAGP from the coding sequence GTGCAATCTAATCGCAAAGTGCTGCTGTGGTTGTCGGTGACCGCGGTGCTCGCGGTGCTCGTCGCGTATCAGACGCTGGGCTCGACCTCGGCCAGGCACGCGGAGATCGCCGCGCGCGCCGATGTGCCCACGGTGGCGCGGGGAACCGATGTGCTGGCCGGCATTGTGGTGGCACCACTTCGGGTCCACCACTACGACTACCGCCGGGCGGCGTTCGGCGACGCCTGGGACGACGACAACGACGCGCCGGGTGGCCACAACGGATGCGACACCCGCGACGACATTCTCGACCGCGATCTCGTCGACAAGACCTTCGTGGCGATCAAGCGGTGCCCCACCGCCGTGGCCACCGGCACCCTGCGCGACCCGTATACCAACACCACCATCGCCTTCCAGCGGGGCGCCAAGGTCGGCGAATCGGTACAGATCGATCACATCGTTCCGCTCGCCTACGCCTGGGACATGGGAGCCTTCGGCTGGCCGGATCCCGAGCGACTGCGCTTCGCCAACGATCCGGCCAACCTGCTGGCCGTGCAGGGGCAGGCCAATCAGGACAAGGGTGACCTGCCGCCGGCGTTATGGATGCCGCCGAACAAGGCGTTCGCCTGTCAATACGCGATGCAGTTCATCGCGGTGCTGCGGGGATATCGGCTGCCGGTGGATCAGGCGTCGGCGGGCGCGCTGCGTCAGGCCGCGGCCACCTGCCCGGCGGGACCCTAG
- a CDS encoding alpha/beta hydrolase, whose protein sequence is MTQSLPGAPDLDLQAGRASSRWAGRVQDVLTTVGVKAIPWIPTPAKRVMFGGRSIIIDGNTLDPTLQLMLSGLRLGGVDGITLDGDLAASRAQMRQSMLAMPGPQIHVTVEELTIPGPAGAIRARHYRPASGEASDLLVFYHGGGWALGDLDTADPLCRLTSRDAGVHVLSIDYRLAPEHPAPAGIDDAYAAFTWAYEHAAELGATPGRVAVGGDSAGGNLAALVCQLTRDEDGPAPLLQWLIYPRTDFTAQTRSLSLFARGFLLTKRDIDWFTAQYLRGTGIEAADPRVSPLLAESLSGLAPALIAVAGFDPLRDEGQRYAAALQSAGTPVDLRCPGSLTHGFASLFQLGGGSAAATSDLISALRAHLSRA, encoded by the coding sequence ATGACACAGAGTCTGCCAGGCGCACCGGATCTGGATCTTCAAGCCGGACGCGCATCGAGTCGCTGGGCCGGCCGCGTTCAGGACGTTCTCACCACCGTTGGCGTCAAGGCCATTCCGTGGATCCCGACCCCCGCCAAGCGGGTGATGTTCGGTGGTCGGTCGATCATCATCGACGGCAACACGCTCGATCCCACCCTGCAGCTGATGCTGTCCGGTCTGCGGCTCGGTGGCGTCGACGGCATAACGCTCGACGGCGACCTGGCGGCGTCTCGCGCCCAGATGCGCCAGTCGATGCTGGCCATGCCCGGTCCCCAGATTCATGTCACGGTCGAAGAGCTGACGATCCCCGGGCCCGCCGGCGCGATCCGGGCGCGGCACTACCGCCCGGCCAGTGGTGAGGCCTCGGACTTGCTGGTCTTCTATCACGGCGGGGGCTGGGCGCTCGGCGACCTGGACACCGCCGACCCGCTGTGCCGGCTGACTAGCCGCGACGCGGGAGTGCACGTGTTGTCGATCGACTACCGGCTGGCGCCCGAGCATCCGGCGCCGGCCGGCATCGACGACGCTTATGCGGCGTTCACCTGGGCCTACGAGCACGCCGCCGAACTCGGCGCGACCCCGGGACGGGTCGCGGTCGGCGGAGACAGCGCGGGCGGGAACCTGGCCGCGCTCGTGTGCCAGCTGACGCGCGACGAGGATGGCCCTGCGCCGCTGCTGCAGTGGCTGATCTATCCGCGGACCGACTTCACCGCGCAGACTCGGTCGCTGAGCCTATTCGCCCGCGGATTTCTGCTGACCAAGCGGGACATCGACTGGTTCACCGCCCAGTACCTGCGCGGTACCGGCATCGAGGCCGCCGACCCGCGGGTATCGCCGCTGCTGGCCGAGTCGCTGTCCGGGCTGGCGCCGGCGCTGATCGCCGTCGCGGGGTTCGACCCGTTGCGCGACGAAGGCCAGCGATACGCGGCGGCGCTGCAGTCCGCGGGCACCCCGGTGGATCTGCGGTGCCCGGGTTCGCTGACGCATGGTTTCGCCAGCCTGTTTCAGCTCGGTGGTGGCAGCGCGGCCGCAACCAGCGATCTGATTTCGGCGCTGCGCGCTCACCTGAGCCGGGCCTGA
- a CDS encoding mycofactocin-coupled SDR family oxidoreductase: MGELDNTVAVITGAARGQGRSHAVALAEQGADIIAVDICADIDAIPYPLGTKSDLDETARLVEAAGRKAVPVVADVRELARLEAGVRTGIDDVGEVDIVIANAGVVAIGDTETRSEPVFNSIVDTNLKGVWHTLLATVPSIIRKGRGGSIVMVSSSQGLTGRGGDGTAAMFAYAASKHGVVGLMRSAANAYAPHKIRVNSVHPSGVSTPMILNDFVVNRMLENPNPAVSQMLLPGVPLVEPQDVTEAVLWLVGPRARYVTGVSIPVDAGHVVM; the protein is encoded by the coding sequence ATGGGTGAACTCGACAACACGGTTGCCGTCATCACCGGCGCGGCGCGCGGCCAGGGTCGCAGCCACGCCGTGGCGCTCGCCGAACAGGGCGCTGACATCATCGCCGTGGACATCTGCGCCGATATCGACGCGATTCCGTACCCGCTGGGGACCAAATCGGATCTCGACGAGACCGCACGGCTGGTCGAAGCCGCGGGCCGCAAGGCGGTGCCCGTCGTCGCCGACGTTCGCGAGCTGGCTCGGTTGGAGGCCGGGGTGCGGACCGGGATCGACGATGTCGGAGAGGTGGACATCGTCATCGCCAACGCCGGCGTGGTGGCGATCGGTGACACCGAAACCCGTTCCGAACCGGTGTTCAACTCGATCGTCGACACCAATCTGAAGGGGGTTTGGCACACGCTGCTCGCGACGGTGCCGTCGATCATCCGCAAGGGACGGGGCGGATCGATCGTGATGGTCAGCTCGTCGCAGGGCCTGACCGGACGGGGTGGCGATGGCACGGCCGCCATGTTCGCCTATGCGGCGTCCAAGCACGGAGTGGTGGGGTTGATGCGTTCGGCCGCGAACGCCTATGCACCACACAAGATTCGGGTCAATTCGGTACATCCGAGCGGCGTCTCGACGCCGATGATCCTCAACGACTTCGTGGTGAACCGGATGCTGGAGAATCCGAATCCGGCGGTCTCGCAGATGCTGTTGCCCGGTGTGCCGCTGGTCGAACCGCAAGACGTGACCGAAGCGGTGCTCTGGCTGGTCGGTCCTCGCGCACGCTATGTGACGGGTGTGTCGATACCCGTCGACGCCGGACACGTCGTCATGTAG
- a CDS encoding aldo/keto reductase: MSGPLEKNVVTLNDGHAIPAVGFGVFQVPPAETEQAVRTALRAGYRHIDTAAAYRNERETGRAVAESDVPRDQLYVVTKLWNADQGYDSTLAAFDASMDRLGLDYLDLYLIHWPLPAVGKFVETFKAFAHLRDQGRIRSIGVSNFEPEHLMVLIDAIGIVPAVNQVELHPRFPQTELRKVHAQHGIATEAWAPLGQGALLTDPTVTAVAQGCGRTPAQVLIRWHIQLGNIVIPKSVNPARIASNFDVFDFELTADEMATISALDDGTRLGPDPRTFSFTGR, from the coding sequence ATGTCCGGCCCCCTCGAAAAAAACGTAGTCACCCTCAACGACGGTCATGCAATCCCCGCCGTCGGATTCGGAGTCTTCCAGGTCCCTCCGGCGGAGACGGAGCAGGCGGTGCGTACTGCGCTGCGCGCCGGGTACCGCCACATCGACACCGCCGCCGCCTACCGCAATGAACGGGAGACCGGGCGCGCGGTTGCCGAATCCGACGTGCCGCGCGATCAACTCTACGTGGTGACCAAACTGTGGAACGCCGACCAGGGTTACGACAGCACGTTGGCGGCCTTCGACGCCAGCATGGACCGGCTTGGCCTCGACTATCTCGACCTGTACCTGATCCATTGGCCGCTACCCGCGGTGGGAAAGTTCGTCGAAACCTTCAAGGCTTTCGCCCACCTGCGCGACCAGGGCCGGATCCGGTCCATCGGAGTCAGCAATTTCGAGCCCGAGCACCTGATGGTTCTGATCGATGCCATCGGCATCGTTCCCGCGGTGAATCAGGTCGAGTTGCATCCCCGTTTTCCTCAGACGGAGTTGCGAAAAGTGCACGCCCAGCACGGTATAGCGACCGAGGCGTGGGCGCCGCTGGGGCAAGGAGCACTCCTGACGGATCCGACCGTCACCGCCGTCGCGCAAGGTTGTGGGCGGACACCCGCCCAGGTGTTGATTAGGTGGCATATCCAACTCGGTAATATCGTGATCCCCAAGTCAGTCAACCCTGCACGGATTGCGAGTAACTTCGACGTGTTCGATTTCGAACTCACCGCCGATGAAATGGCGACGATTTCCGCGCTCGACGACGGAACTCGGCTTGGTCCTGATCCACGAACCTTCAGTTTCACAGGTAGGTGA